GACGACAGGGCCTTTATCGGCAATGGATTTCCAGCCGCCGCTTGCCTTGGCCGCCTGTTTGCGGGAAGGCGACTTCTCCTCCTTGATCAGCAGGGCGGTGGCGAGAAAGGCGAGGAAGATCATCGCCCCGGCAGCGAGAAACGTGCCGCGGATGCCGATAACAGGCGGCAGCACCCCGCCGATCAGCGGCCCGACAAGATTGCCGGCCATGATGCCGGATGAAAGCACGCCGAGCGCCCAGGCCGAGCGCTCCTTCGGGGTCTGCGTCGCCACCAGCACCATTGAACCGGAGGAGTAGCCACCGGCGAGCCCAACGAAAAGGCGCAGCGCCACCAGCTGCCAGACATTGCCGGCCATGCCCATCAGCGAAATTGCCACCGTCATGCCGAGGCTGGCGCGCATCAGCATCAGCTTGCGGCCGTAAATATCGCCGAGCCGCCCCCAGAGTGGCGCGACGAGCGCGGCGGCCAGGAAGGTGGCGCCATAGGCGATGCCCGACCATTGCACGATCGCCGCATGGTCGGCCACACCGAGCTCCTCGACATAAAGCGGCAGGAAAGGCAACAGCAGCGTCATCGCCACGATGGTGGTGAAGGAGCCGATCAGCGAGACGGCGAGATTGCGCTTCCAATGGATCGAGCCTGCCTTAACGCTCGTCGCGTCCAATTGCGTATCGGTCATTCCTGCCTCGGCGTCGATCACGGGGCGCAATTGCGCCGAAACTGGATCATTTGACGTAAATGTGCTAGATGTACTGATTGCGTGATGCAATCGGTTAATCGGAGGATATTGCCATGAACGATATGCGCACGAAGCAGCAGACCGTCCGTGATCTCTACGCCGCCTATCTCGAAGACCGCAAGGATATTGTCGGTGCCATGCTGACGGAAGACTTTACCTTCTCCAGCCCGCGCGACGATCATATCGACCGCGCGACCTATTTCGAGCGCTGCTGGCCGAAGGAGCCGTTCTTCCGCGCTATTGATATCGAATTCCTGGCGGTCGACGGCGATGAAGCTGCTGTCCGCTACCGCGCCGAAAAACTCGACGGCGGCAGCTTCGGCAATATGGAGAGCCTTCGTTTCCGGGGCGACAGAATTGCTTCGGTGGAGGTCTATTTCGGACGAACTCTGTAGTTAGAAGATCCGCAGCGCCGACGTCGTGATGATGACCATCGAGACTGCCACCATCAGCGCCCGTACCGGCAGCCGCTTGACGAGCATGGCGCCGAAAGGGGCGGCGATGACGCCGCCGATGATCAGGCCGATCGCCGAATTGAGCTCCGACCAGCCGAGCGTCAGGATGAAGGTCAGCGAAATCGTCAGCGTTACCGCAAATTCGGTGAAATTGGTCGAGCCGATCACCCGTTTCAGATCATGGCCGCGCCCGACCAGCGTGCTGGTCACGACAGGCCCCCATCCGCCGCCGCCGATGGCATCGAGCAGGCCGCCGAAAAAGCCGACGGGCGGCACGATCCAGTCGCGTACCTCGCGCGTTGGCCGCGGCCGAAAGGCCTTGAACAGGATCAGCAGACCGATCGCGATCAGATAGGCCGACACGAAGGGCTCGACCACCTTGCCGTCGATATTGGCCAGCAGATAGGCGCCGATCGCCCCGCCGATCATGCCGGCAGGCGCCAACCGCGCCACCAGCCGCCAGTCGACATTGCGATGATAGGCATGCGAAATGCCAGATGCCGCCGTCGTGAACATTTCCGTCACATGCGTCATCGCGCTGGCATTGGCCGCCGGCACTCCGAAGGCCAGCAGGCTCGTCGTCGACAGCACTCCGAAGGCCATGCCGAGCGCGCCGTCGACGATCTGCGCGCAGAAGCCGACGGCGATGAAGAAGAAGATATCCGATGTCATGCAGTCCCTCAGACGAACGGTAGCATCAGAATCCGCGATGCGTGAGACACTTGTGACCTCACGCCGAAAAACCGCGCTGCTTCAGCCGGACGATCTTGAAAAAACCATTCGGAAAGACCGGCAGAATTTCGGCCGTTGAAAAATCGCCGCGGCGCTCGGCCCAGGCGACGATGCGGTGGATGCGGAAGGCGGACGACCAGCCGATGTGGCGCACCAGCGGCGCCACCGCCGCCTCGATCGCGCCCTGCAGACCGGCGCCGTCGCCGAGCTTGCTGGCCAGGATGATCTCGCCGCCGGGCCGCAGCACCCGGGCGCATTCGTCCAGCGCCCGCTCGGGCTCGGGAATGAGCGTGATGACGAAGGGCAGGCAGACCACGTCGAAAGACTTGTCGGCAAAGCGCAGGACATGCGCATCCATCACCTCGAGCGCCCGCACATGTCGAAGGTTTTCGCGCCGCACCTTTTCGCGCGCCCGTGCGATCATATGTTCGGAAATGTCGATGCCGGTCACCCGGCAGCGGCTGGGATAGTGGGCGAGCGTCAGACCGGTGCCGGTGCCGATTTCAAGAATATCGGTGCCCGCCGCGGCGGCAAGCCCGGCAAGCTTGCGGTGGCCGTCGCGCAGGATGCCGCGATAGACGCGATCATAGACCGGTGCCCAGCGCTGATAGATTTTCTTCTGATCTTTCGCCCTGTTGCCAAGCTCCGACATGCCTACACCCTCCCTGCGCATGAACCTGAGAATCGGAGTCGATTTTCGAAAAGATCATACGTTTATCGCAAACATAGAGCGCCTTGGCGCCTCTCACAGAGCCGCGGCGCTCTAAAAACCCAGGACTTCAACTCCTGAGCGTGGAGTTGGGTTCCGCTCGGAATGTGACTGAAGTCACAAACCGCCCCAGTGGCCAGCTATTTCGTTGGCGTGAACCCGAGCTTCTCAGCATCCATCGCGCTGCCGATCTCGACCGATTTCTCCTGCTTGTCATAGACGCAGATCTGGACGATGAGCCCCTTGGCCCCCTTCGGCTTTCCCGTCACCAGGGCCAGCCCGTAATGCGAGGTGCCGAAGGGATCGACGGCGGCCTTCGGCTTCTCGATCGCGACCGCCGCCTTCCTGCACTTGGCGTCGACGTCGGCAGCCAGCTGTTTCCAGGCCTCGTCCGAAGAAGCCTGCGCCGCAGTGATAAGAAAGGGAAGTGCGGCCATGGCGAGATGCGGGATTATATTCCTGTTCATATCGGATCTCCATTGGTGTCGGTCGCCGGTGAGGCGGTTTCCGGGGCGGCATGCAGGCGATTTTGTAAGTCCGAATCCCGCCCTGAAGCTGAGGCAAATTTTCCTCCGTCCGGTCGTTTTTTTGATATTTCGCTGGTTGCCTCTCCCCCTTTCCCCTCCTATGTTCCGCCTCACCTGCCGATGACGCAATCTATTGCCAAGAGGAGATCTGACATGGCTTTCGAATTGCCTGAACTTCCTTATGATTACGAAGCACTTGCTCCCTTCATGTCGAAGGAAACGCTGGAGTTTCACCACGACAAGCACCACAAGGCCTATGTCGACAACGGCAACAAGCTCGCCGCCGAAGCCGGCCTTGCCGATCTCTCGCTCGAAGAGGTCGTGAAGAAGTCGTTCGGCACCAATGCCGGCCTCTTCAACAACGCCGCCCAGCACTACAACCACATCCATTTCTGGAAGTGGATGAAGAAGGGCGGCGGCGGCAACAAGCTGCCGGGCAAGCTCGAAGCGGCTTTCGCCTCCGATCTCGGCGGCTACGACAAGTTCA
This DNA window, taken from Rhizobium etli CFN 42, encodes the following:
- a CDS encoding multidrug efflux MFS transporter, with protein sequence MTDTQLDATSVKAGSIHWKRNLAVSLIGSFTTIVAMTLLLPFLPLYVEELGVADHAAIVQWSGIAYGATFLAAALVAPLWGRLGDIYGRKLMLMRASLGMTVAISLMGMAGNVWQLVALRLFVGLAGGYSSGSMVLVATQTPKERSAWALGVLSSGIMAGNLVGPLIGGVLPPVIGIRGTFLAAGAMIFLAFLATALLIKEEKSPSRKQAAKASGGWKSIADKGPVVAMLATGMLLMFANMSIEPIITVYVAQIVPVATQVTMISGLVMSAAALGSILSASWLGRLADRIGHWPVISGALAVAGLLLIPQAFVTSSWQLIVLRFMMGAALGGLLPCITAVIRHSVPDSAAGGILGLSVSSQYIGQVAGPILGGFVGGHIGMRAVFLGTAVLLLAGAAYVWLVRPRISEAGSGSASRGAADQIDA
- a CDS encoding nuclear transport factor 2 family protein → MNDMRTKQQTVRDLYAAYLEDRKDIVGAMLTEDFTFSSPRDDHIDRATYFERCWPKEPFFRAIDIEFLAVDGDEAAVRYRAEKLDGGSFGNMESLRFRGDRIASVEVYFGRTL
- a CDS encoding class I SAM-dependent methyltransferase, producing the protein MSELGNRAKDQKKIYQRWAPVYDRVYRGILRDGHRKLAGLAAAAGTDILEIGTGTGLTLAHYPSRCRVTGIDISEHMIARAREKVRRENLRHVRALEVMDAHVLRFADKSFDVVCLPFVITLIPEPERALDECARVLRPGGEIILASKLGDGAGLQGAIEAAVAPLVRHIGWSSAFRIHRIVAWAERRGDFSTAEILPVFPNGFFKIVRLKQRGFSA
- a CDS encoding sulfite exporter TauE/SafE family protein, producing MTSDIFFFIAVGFCAQIVDGALGMAFGVLSTTSLLAFGVPAANASAMTHVTEMFTTAASGISHAYHRNVDWRLVARLAPAGMIGGAIGAYLLANIDGKVVEPFVSAYLIAIGLLILFKAFRPRPTREVRDWIVPPVGFFGGLLDAIGGGGWGPVVTSTLVGRGHDLKRVIGSTNFTEFAVTLTISLTFILTLGWSELNSAIGLIIGGVIAAPFGAMLVKRLPVRALMVAVSMVIITTSALRIF
- a CDS encoding superoxide dismutase gives rise to the protein MAFELPELPYDYEALAPFMSKETLEFHHDKHHKAYVDNGNKLAAEAGLADLSLEEVVKKSFGTNAGLFNNAAQHYNHIHFWKWMKKGGGGNKLPGKLEAAFASDLGGYDKFKADFANAGATQFGSGWAWVSVKNGKLEISKTPNGENPLVHGATPILGVDVWEHSYYIDYRNARPKYLEAFIDSLINWDYVLERYEEATK